A window of the Lactuca sativa cultivar Salinas chromosome 5, Lsat_Salinas_v11, whole genome shotgun sequence genome harbors these coding sequences:
- the LOC111885032 gene encoding uncharacterized protein LOC111885032, with protein sequence MFGGGGEAKWCKKCRKKHSVKCGKELTFFMCEKMVHYTNECTLNKKVCYGCNEERHIAKDYPKKKVVAKPNVLLRPKARAFQMTLEAAMEEADVASGSFIVNDLPANILFDYRANYSFISHKFGRRVVFHVGKLDSTLVIDVASEKFIQVSDCIKNIVIDLNGNKFHEELLPIELNDIDIVIGMVWLSTNDVDIKCIKKIVVINQLGREPFMVYG encoded by the coding sequence ATGTTTGGAGGTGGAGGAGAAGCAAAGTGGTGCAAGAAGTGTAGGAAGAAGCACTCTGTGAAATGTGGCAAGGAGTTGACTTTTTTTATGTGCGAAAAGATGGTTCACTACACCAATGAGTGTACATTGaacaagaaggtgtgttatggATGTAATGAAGAAAGGCATATAGCAAAGGACTACCCGAAGAAGAAGGTAGTTGCAAAGCCTAATGTGTTGCTTaggccaaaggcgagagcattccaaatGACTCTAGAAGCAGCAATGGAGGAAGCAGATGTCGCTTCTGGTAGCTTTATAGTAAATGATTTGCCtgccaatatattgtttgattatagggctaattactcctttatatctcATAAATTTGGTAGAAGAGTAGTATTTCATGTGGGTAAATTAGATAGTACTCTAGTAATAGATGTTGCTAGTGAAAAATTCATACAAGTTAGTGATTGTATTAAGAACATTGTCATTGACTTAAATGGGAATAAATTCCACGAGGAATTGTTGCCCATTGAGTTAAATGACATCGACATAGTGATAGGAATGGTTTGGCTTAGTACGAATGACGTTGACATTAAATGTATAAAGAAGATTGTAGTTATCAATCAACTTGGAAgagaaccatttatggtatacgggtga